The segment TTTTAACAAACGCCTAAATGACTCATTTCCTGTAGAAAGAGTGACatcatgctgtgtgtgtctgtgtgtgtgtcttcttctgtgtttgtgaggaccagttgcTCAACACAATCGTGATGTTTGAGGTTTGTGTTGCATTATGTCGACGAGCGTCCTCACAAAGAAGAAGCACAACTCTGAAGTTAGaaaggtttgtgtttgtttgtcgtgTTTGTACGAACAAGTGGACGAGAAAAGTGAGACCAGAATCTGAACATCTTCTCTCATGAGGTCGAATGTTTCCTCTCGTCTGTCTGTGGTGTGTCAGTGTCTCAGCcggctggaggtcaaaggtcaaagctgCTCCTGATACTGAGGGTGAAGACGTGACAGTGACATCAGGACTGAATGTTggaaaccctaacccttctctttttattttactaaTGTAAAATGACCTGAAAAACATAGAATGAATTCAACACATCTgatataaattaaatttaaatcgAGTTAAATAAAAACCCAGAATAAATTCTGTTTGtattaaagacacatttttagaGACATCATCTCAATTTAACAGTTTTTTGTTCGTGTGTCTCACTGATCATGTGTCAACTTGACAAAGACTCAAATCTCCTCGATTCATTTTGTCTCCACATTTAATCATTTgtacattaaattaaaaaaaatatttttcagttGAAACGATgaaccagttgaaaaccagtAGATTCCTGATGGTTGTTCAGGATTCCAGAGAattttaaacataatttaatttaaacacaaaaagactgatgacatcaccaccacgcGCTGAACATTTGCTGAAGTTTTTACCCACAATACCCCTCACACATCAACaatgttgtgctgtgtgtgtgtgtgtgtgtgacacaggaACTGGTGTTCGTTTGTGGTGACAAAGACGGTGAGTTGTGTTGTCGAGGACGGAGTGGAGACGTATGTGAAACCTGATTATCATCCCTGCAGCTGGGGGAGCGGACAGTGCAGCCGAGTGGTGGTGtgagtatacacacacacacacacacacacacacacacacacacacacgctggaaTGTTGGTGCATGATGACTTCACTGTTTTAGTTATTTGCATTTTACAGTATTAGCAGCTGCTCCTTCAGAAGTTTGCTGacgtgttttctgtgtgtgtagcgccaccatcaggccACTCCTCCACACACAGCTTCCTGCTGATAGAGACTGTAAACAGTAACAAACAGGTCACATGAGGGATTCTAACATCTGTTCCTCGGTGTTTCTGTTGGTGATTCTCTTCTGGGCCGACCGGCCCTGCAGCCCCACAGATGGATTCAATCAAGTTTTACTTTCAGTTTTCAGAGGCTCTGATTGGCCGAGAGCTGCTCGCCAACATATTTGCGGTGGACTGAAGGGAAACAGAAATAAGAGAAGTTTGCCTGAGATCTGAGATCAGATAGAGAAAATCTTCtgatcagcaggaaactgtaaaGAAACTCTGTGGTGATCGGTTCGTTTCACGGGATTAACAAATCCACGTTTATTATGtgatttcacttcctgtttctgcagGTGGAAGCAAAACATGGTTCTCTCTCACTGAGCACATGAAACCGTCCAATCACAGCCCGCAGCCCACGGGCTCCTCATGATGTCACATGGACACGTCATGATGTCACATAAACACCTCATGATGTCACATGGACACGTCATGATGTCACATGGACACGTCATGATGTCACATTGACACGTCATGATGTCACATGGACAGGTCATGACGAGCCGGTCGGCTGCTGGCTGTGATTGGACGGTCGTGTCAAGCGGTTTCCTGTCTAACAGCAGAACCCCGACGTGTCTCTGCAGGTACCGGAGCTTCATGAGGCCGCGCTACAAGGTGGCGTACAAGATGGTGACGCAGATGGAGTGGAAGTGCTGTCATGGCTACAGTGGAGAGGACTGCTCCAACGGTCCAGCTGGTGGAGCAGGACCCCAGGTCTCCACCTTCAGACCACAGCCCAGACCTGGACCTGGAGGAGGGACGGGCtctggaggaggacagagcgGGGGACACGGTGGTGAGTGGAGTCACAACGTTAATGTTTAGACTCGTTTTTTAATCATGGTGTCGTTAAAAGACACTTTAAACATTTCTTCTCTCTGGCTTTAGAGGAGTTTCAGACCTGTTTCATCAAAAGAGTTGTTGAATATTATAATTCTCAGCTGTTTATGATCTTAATACTaagtttttcatttaaattcttTAGACAGCTTGTTGTTTCTAAGTTCAGTGAAACCAACTCGAGAAACTTTCATTCTCAGtccaacacacagcagcagtcatgtgacctgtgcTGACCTCTGCTGGTGACCTTCAAGAACTGCTCCTCTTATCGCTCTGttgcttctttttatttttttatttttttgaaggAAAAGTTGAGAATGAGAAGATGAGGCAGCttgaggagaagatccagagtcTGACCAGGATCGTCCAGGACCTGCAGTCCACCATGAACAATCCGTCcgtcagcagaggaggaggaggaggaggaggagaagaaggaggaggaggaggaggaggaggaggaggaggaggaggaggttcgtCAGGAGGAAGAAACCCTGCTGATGCTGCTCAGCCAGAGATTAAAGAGACGATTCACAGTATCCAGACCAAACTGGACCAACTGGACAATCGCACACAGGTGTGGCAGCATTTCCCTTTTTCCATAGTTACCTGTGGGGCTGCTGTGTCAGATCCTGATAGTCCAGATCCTGATAGTCCAGATCCTGACAGGTCAGATGCTGATAGTCCAGATGCTGATAGTCCAGATCCTGACAGGTCAGATCCCGATAGTCCAGATCCCGATAGTCCAGATCCCGATAGTCCAGATGCTGATAGTCCAGATGCTGATAGTCCAGATGCTGATAGTCCAGATCCCGACAGGTCAGATGCTGACAGGTCAGATGCTGATAGTCCAGATCCCGATAGTCCAGATCCTGATAGTCCAGATCCTGATAATCCGGATCCTGACAGGTCAGATCCTGATAGTCCAGATGCTGATAGTCCAGATGCTGATAGTCCAGATCCTGATAGTTCAGATCCTGATAGTTCAGATCCCGACAGGTCAGATGCTGATAGTCCAGATGCTGATAGTCCAGATCCCGATAGTCCAGATCCCGATAGTTCGATCCTGATAGTCCAGATCCTGATAGTCCAGATCCTGATAGTCCAGATCCTGACGGGTCAGATCCTgatagtttgtgttgttttgttcacGTTGGCTCCTTCTCCTCCGACAGGCTCATGATAAAAACCTGCTCAGCATCAACAACCACCTGGTGAACGGGAAAACCAACGATCTGGACGGAGGTTCTCCTGGAGGAGGACTGAGCGGAGGGAAGCTGAACTCACTGAAGGAGGAGATCCTGAGGGAGCTGGAGACCAGAGTGTCgctgtcctgctcctcctgtcaGGTATCACCAAACTACAGTCAActaatcacagcgccccctgatGGTCAGGAAGTGACTACAGCCATATGTGAAGGAACAGTTCAACATTTCTGACAagatgtcaacacaacattacaaccaaatactcacaacacaatgAATTACTTTAGCCCTATCAAATACTCCAACAGACGTATTTCCATTGGACACATGAGTTGAGTGGATGGGTggatgattggttgattggttggttgattggttggttgattggttgattagtTGGTTGAttagttgattggttggttggttgattatttggtttattggttgattggttgattagttggttggttgtttagttggttgattatttggttgattggttgattagtTGGTTGAttagttggttgattggttgattagttggttgattggttgattggttgattagttggttgattggttggttgattggttgattggtagattggttggttgattggttgattagttggttgattggttgattggttgattagttggttgattggttggttgattggttgattagttggttgattggttgattggttggttgattggttgattagttggttgattggttgattagttgattggttgattaNNNNNNNNNNNNNNNNNNNNNNNNNNNNNNNNNNNNNNNNNNNNNNNNNNNNNNNNNNNNNNNNNNNNNNNNNNNNNNNNNNNNNNNNNNNNNNNNNNNNNNNNNNNNNNNNNNNNNNNNNNNNNNNNNNNNNNNNNNNNNNNNNNNNNNNNNNNNNNNNNNNNNNNNNNNNNNNNNNNNNNNNNNNNNNNNNNNNNNNNCTAAACATAAACTCTGCACATGTTCAAACGTGTTCATACGTGTTCATACGTGATGTTGCTCCTTGTTAAcatctatgagacaaactgtgatttgatttgatttgatttaacgTGTTCCATATCGTTTGTGTTTGACTTGTTTCCGTGTTCAGGACTGAATCGTCACGTGTCCAGTTTGTGGACATGTGTCTCTGGTCTGAACGACACCGTCGTCCATCATGGAGGAATTCTGGACGTGATTCAGAAGAATCAGGACGACGTCCACGGCCGGATGAAGAACCTGAATTCAAGCGTCAACCACGTCCTCAGAGATCTTCAGAACTTCTCTGAGCAGGACGTGAGCGGTGAGCAGTTTGTTTTATTAGAActttatttatcatgttttcactcctgtTCATACGACTGATGGTTTGATGGTTTCTCAGTCAGACGGATTCAGATCTTTACTTTTCTCTTTcaagcttttattctgaaaatattgttgttgtttttatcattgttgttatgttattattattataaagttcAATCAATAGTCATAGTTGAAAGAGAAGTAAAATCCTGTCCATTCATGTCACATGAGCAGTGATGATACTTCCTGTCGTCAGTACATGGATCAATTACTGTCATGTTCAAACCCACAGAACTTCATTTCAGCGTTTTCTTCACATTGTGAATAAAACAGTcaaattagattaaaaaaaaaatgatgaacaGCAATGAAGCAGCTTCTACTTTTCTGCTCATtgtgatttcattttattttatttatcatttcacaGGCCAGCCTGGACCCCCAGGACCACCTGGTGAAAGAGGACTCAATGGGCTGCCGGGCCCCCGGGGGCCCCCAGGACCTTTTGGACAACAAGGACACACCGGAGCTCGAGGTTTTCCTGGTGAGACGGATGTTTTTAATTTAGaggaaaaaatattttcaatataGAAAGTAAATGTGTAATGACCTTAAATCACAGGTAGAATTTTACTATTTCAGTTCATATGAACATGTGTGTatgaaaacatgtatttatatttctaacATGTAATCTGGTTCTTCCAGGTCCCAAAGGGGAAACAGGTATGTGATGTTTTCAACACGTGACAAATCATAATGTTCATTCATTCTGCAGCGATGTGTTTATAcgtgtgtgttcctgtttgtgtgtgtgtgcatgtgtgtgtgtttgtgtgtgtgtgtgtgtgtgtgttctcaggttCGCCCGGTGCTGATGCTCATGTCCCCAGACTGTCCTTCTCAGCCGCCCTCACCTTCCCAGTGGACAAAGCTGGGACCATCGTCTTCGATAAGATCTTTGTGAATGAAGGAGATTTTTACGACCCGAGAACAGGTAGAACAACGCTCGTCCACTCGTCACAGGGTTGttggttcaatccccagctcctgagtgtgtctctgttgtcagtttgtctgtttattgGAAACTGTATGAGATTTGtataaaatagttttattaatGCATTTATGTCACCTGTTGATTCACTTTTCAGACAAAAGAGAACTTGACCCAAATAACCaaatgaatatataataataataatatgtaagAGTAACTTGTTAAAACAGTGGAAAAGTTTCttgtttaaaacatttgtttctatacaaaaaagcagcttttgtctttttcttaatTGGAAAAGTGTCACAACCTTCTCGACCGtcgccatgtttgttgttgtgagaAACTCTCGACCAGGTGCTGCCCCCTAGTGGATGTATTTCTTAACAGTCATGCTAATGTACCGGACTCATGAGTAAGAGGACAGTGACGGTTTCTCTTTTCGTTCTGTGAAGTCAGAATAAATGAGTCTTTAGtcactgagcagcttcacaaagTTCTTCTCTGGGAGtgtatcgccacctactggccggCTGTGCTTGTTTCAGTGTTTGTAGTCGTTTTGTGTTCTTGTCTGGACGGAGACATTAATTAAGACTTTGTGAGTTGATCCGGTGTCTCTCTGTGAAATGTCCCCTCCAGGTGTTTTCACCGCCCCAGTCGACGGACATTACTTCTTCAGCGCCGTCCTGACGGGTCATAAGAACGAGAAAATCGAGGCAGTTCTGTCAAAGTCTAATTACGGCATGGCCCGCGTGGACTCTGGAGGCTACCAGCCCGAAGGCCTGGAGAACAACCCTGTGGCCGAGGCGAAGACCACTCCGGGCTCCCTGGCCGTCTTCAACATCATCCTGCCGCTGCAGGCCCGGGACACGATCTGCATCGACCTGGTGATGGGAAAACTGGCCCACTCCGTGGAGCCGCTCACCATCTTCAACGGGATGCTGCTGTACGAGGACATGTGACCACCTCGTCC is part of the Pleuronectes platessa chromosome 1, fPlePla1.1, whole genome shotgun sequence genome and harbors:
- the LOC128432067 gene encoding EMILIN-1; amino-acid sequence: MAALPLLLLALWTCGHDKSAFATRPSYSLYTGGHAHGVRAASRHRNWCSFVVTKTVSCVVEDGVETYVKPDYHPCSWGSGQCSRVVVYRSFMRPRYKVAYKMVTQMEWKCCHGYSGEDCSNGPAGGAGPQVSTFRPQPRPGPGGGTGSGGGQSGGHGGKVENEKMRQLEEKIQSLTRIVQDLQSTMNNPSVSRGGGGGGGEEGGGGGGGGGGGGGGSSGGRNPADAAQPEIKETIHSIQTKLDQLDNRTQAHDKNLLSINNHLVNGKTNDLDGGSPGGGLSGGKLNSLKEEILRELETRVSLSCSSCQVSPNYSQLITAPPDGQEVTTAICEGTFDLFPCSGLNRHVSSLWTCVSGLNDTVVHHGGILDVIQKNQDDVHGRMKNLNSSVNHVLRDLQNFSEQDVSGQPGPPGPPGERGLNGLPGPRGPPGPFGQQGHTGARGFPGPKGETGSPGADAHVPRLSFSAALTFPVDKAGTIVFDKIFVNEGDFYDPRTGVFTAPVDGHYFFSAVLTGHKNEKIEAVLSKSNYGMARVDSGGYQPEGLENNPVAEAKTTPGSLAVFNIILPLQARDTICIDLVMGKLAHSVEPLTIFNGMLLYEDM